Genomic DNA from Deinococcus malanensis:
ATCCGTGCCTGGGAACCGTCCTGGCCATCGACCTGCAGCCTGAGTTTCTCAATGCTCATGTTCTCGGCCTGGCGCTCCATCCGCCCCGGAGTGAGCAGGCTCGGCTTTCCATAGAAAACCCAAACGAACAAGCAGCTGGGCTTATCGAGACGGTACACCGTTCGGCCCCCTTCGGTCCGTTGAGGGCTGTGCTGATCGGACTTCCCGCCCCGGTTGATCACGCAGGTCAAGTGGGCGAACCCAACGCGCTGGCCGCGTTCGACGTATGCGCGTTAAATGCTGCCACAAAGAAACTTGGCGTGTCTGTCCGGTATGAGAACGACGCCAATCTTGTGACCCTTTCCCTACAGGACCGTTATCCGGAGTTCACGCATCTTGCCGCACTTATCGAACGGCCGAGCGGAACAGGTATGGGTTTAATTTTGGGAGGGCATCTGTATCGAGGCGTTCATGGACGCGCTGGAGAACTGGGCCGATCTCCGTGGCCTACGCGGTACACCCAGGCGCGGGAGCCTCTGGAGCAGCTGCCCTGGGCGGCCCGGCTGGACGCCATTGCCTATACCCTCGCGGCGCTCAGCCACACCCTGGATCTCGAACATATAGTCCTGGGTCTGCAACCCGAGCGCCTTTGCCAGCTGCATGAGCGGCTCCCTGATCTGCTGGCACCTTCCGTGACTGTTGCGACGGAGACCGATGTCCCCCGGTCGGCCCTGCACGGCGCAGGTCTGTGCGCCCTCAGACACGCCAGGGAACTTGTTCTCAGCGGCGGCTTCCGAGAGACTCATGTGGCATAACACCTACCAGCAGGCGGTATTGCAGCCGGATTATGTCTACGCCAGCGAGCATCTTCTGCCGCACCTGTTCGATGCCCTGACGGCCCACGCCCTGATGCTGAGCAACTGCGATGTCGAGCATGCCCGGGAAGCCGCAGATCACCTGCGTGAACTGAGGCGGCAGCCTTTCCCTCCCTACGACCCGCGGATCGAGGACGTGTTCTTCACACTCGACCAGGCCGTTACTGAACGCGACCCTGCAGCGGCTGGTGCCATGCGCACCGCGCTGTCGCGCAACGACCTCGACATGACGATCTACCGTTTGAGCGCGCGCATGCGCCTCATGCGTGCCATCTCCCGGATCCTGACCCTGCGCCAGACCATCCTGACGCTGGCCGAACGGGAAGTGGAAACCATCATCGTGGCCTACACGCACCACCAGCCGGCGCAGCCCACCACCTTCGCCCACTACCTGGCAGCCGTGGAGAATAACCTCGCCCGGGATACCGAACGCATGTTCGGCGCCCTCAGCCGCCTGAACCTCAGTCCGATGGGTGCCGTCGCTCTGGGCGGAACAAGCTTCCCGATCAACCGCACCATGACGGCCGATCTGCTGGCGTTCGACCGGCCAATCGAGAACACCTACGACGCGGTCAGCGCCAGTGACTGGCAGGTAGAACTGGCCAGCATCATCACGGTCACCTCCACCACCCTGTCGAGGGTGCTGTACGACCTGCTGTTCTGGGCGTCGCAGGGACTGATCGTGTTGCCGGACGGCCTGGTGCAGGGCAGCAGCGTCATGCCTCAGAAACGCAACCCGGTCGCGCTGGAACACGCCCGCACAAAGTTCAGTAAGGCTATCGGCATGACACAGAGCATCATCCTGAGCAGCCACAATGTCCCATTCGGAGATATCAACGATCCTGGGCCGGATATGCAACCTTCCCTGCACAGCATGTGGCAGGAATTCCGTGAAGGTATGGAGCTGATGACCGTCTCACTCGCCAACCCCCAGCTCAACCGCGAACTCTGGCTCCTGGAAGCTCAGCATGGTGAATCGGCAGTCACCGAACTCGCTGACGCCATCACACGTCGGTCCGGGAATGGATTCCGGGACGCCCACGCCCGCATCAAACGCCTGCTCTCGGACCTGCATGTGCAGGACCGGCCGCTGTATACCGTAACGGTCAACGATCTGAAAAC
This window encodes:
- a CDS encoding ROK family transcriptional regulator — encoded protein: MSQPQRLRRLNRRQILTTLFDHDQLTRPQLAALTGLSKVTVNAVVQDLIEQNVVHLVTGTSHTTGRVPQAVELHPCLGTVLAIDLQPEFLNAHVLGLALHPPRSEQARLSIENPNEQAAGLIETVHRSAPFGPLRAVLIGLPAPVDHAGQVGEPNALAAFDVCALNAATKKLGVSVRYENDANLVTLSLQDRYPEFTHLAALIERPSGTGMGLILGGHLYRGVHGRAGELGRSPWPTRYTQAREPLEQLPWAARLDAIAYTLAALSHTLDLEHIVLGLQPERLCQLHERLPDLLAPSVTVATETDVPRSALHGAGLCALRHARELVLSGGFRETHVA
- a CDS encoding argininosuccinate lyase; the encoded protein is MWHNTYQQAVLQPDYVYASEHLLPHLFDALTAHALMLSNCDVEHAREAADHLRELRRQPFPPYDPRIEDVFFTLDQAVTERDPAAAGAMRTALSRNDLDMTIYRLSARMRLMRAISRILTLRQTILTLAEREVETIIVAYTHHQPAQPTTFAHYLAAVENNLARDTERMFGALSRLNLSPMGAVALGGTSFPINRTMTADLLAFDRPIENTYDAVSASDWQVELASIITVTSTTLSRVLYDLLFWASQGLIVLPDGLVQGSSVMPQKRNPVALEHARTKFSKAIGMTQSIILSSHNVPFGDINDPGPDMQPSLHSMWQEFREGMELMTVSLANPQLNRELWLLEAQHGESAVTELADAITRRSGNGFRDAHARIKRLLSDLHVQDRPLYTVTVNDLKTHGIDLSEADLRSALDPADFIARRTTLGGPAPQVMREELRQAQDRLEQDTAVHAGATERFINARIYLEGGEK